The Paramixta manurensis region AGGCGTGCTCGGTGAAATTGTCCCGATGGCCGAGCTTTCTACCGCAGTTTGGCAACAGGTGATGCGAGTTAATGTCGATGCCACTTTTTTCCTGACTCAGGCGCTGCTACCGCTGTTACTAAAATCTGATGCCGGTTCACTGGTCTTTACCAGTTCGAGCGTAGGCCGCGAGGGACGAGCCGGCTGGGGAGCTTATGCTACGTCAAAATTCGCGACTGAAGGGATGATGCAAGTGCTGGCCGATGAGTATAAAAGTAAAAATCTGCGGGTGAACTGTATTAATCCTGGCGGCACCCGCACCAAAATGCGCGCCAGCGCGTTCCCGGCGGAAGACGCCGCCAAATTGAAAACACCGGCCGATATTATGCCGCTTTATCTCTACCTGATGGGCGATGACAGTCGCCGGAAAACCGGTATCAGTTTTGATGCGCAACCAGGACGTAAACCAGGGCCGGCAGAATAATGGACGACCGTCATCAACAACGTCAGCAACGGCTGAAAGAACAGGTTGACGCGCGCATCGCCGCCGCCACCGATACGCGCGGGATTTTGATGGTTTTCACCGGCAATGGCAAAGGGAAAACAACGGCGGCTTTCGGCACCGCCACGCGGGCGGTCGGTCATCAAAAACGCGTCGGCGTGATCCAGTTTATTAAAGGAGAGTGGCCAAATGGAGAACGCAACCTGCTGGAGCCGCAAGGCGTAGAGTTTCAGGTAATGGCGACCGGCTTCACATGGGAGACACAAAGTCGTGAGACCGATTCTCGCGCCTGCCTCGCGGTGTGGGAGCATGCACAACGGATGCTAGCCGATGCTTCGCTCGATCTGGTTATCCTTGACGAGTTAACCTATATGGTGAGTTTTGATTATTTACCGCTGGTGCAGGTACTACAGGCGCTACGCGCCAGGCCAACTCACCAAAGTGTGATTATTACCGGGCGAGGATGCCATCGAGAGATTTTAGAGCTGGCAGATACGGTGAGCGAAATGCGCCCGGTAAAACATGCTTTCGATGCCGGTATCCAGGCTCAACAAGGTATCGATTGGTAGCAAAAAGGCATCCTTCCGGATGCCTTTTTATCAGGTTGCTTAGCGTTTGCCGCTTTTCGCCTGCCCTGCATTACGCGTTGGCTTAGTCGTCCGGCGGCTACCGCTGACTTGCGTATGGCGTTTGACGGCCCGGCGGATTTGGTTCGCTTTTGTACGACGACGATCTTTCTCAACCGGCACCTTACTGACAGTTTCCGGCGGCAAGCCCACCAATTCACGCAAATAGTTGGTCGGCTCTAAATCCAGTTCGGTCCAGCCGCCGCGCGGCAAGCCTTTCGGCAACGGAATATCGCCATAACGCACGCGAATCAATCGACTAACCTGGACGCCAACCGCTTCCCACAGACGACGCACTTCGCGATTGCGCCCCTCGGTCAGGGTCACGTTATACCACTGGTTGATGCCTTCACCACCGGTAAATTTGATGGTTTTAAATGACGCCGGGCCATCTTCTAACTGCACGCCACGGCTCAACTGACGAATTTTATCTTCATCGATTTGACCGAATACCCGCACCGCGTACTCCCTCTCAACTTCACGGCTCGGGTGCATCAAACGGTTAGCCAATTCACCATCGGTAGTAAATAACAGCAGACCACAGGTATTGACGTCCAACCGTCCTACCGCAATCCACCGCGCGCCACGCAAACGTGGCAGGCGATCAAACACGGTTGGCCGGCCTTCCGGATCATTACGCGTACACAGTTCGCCTTCCGGTTTGTAGTACGCCAGTACGCGACAGACTTCGGTCGCGGACTCATTAATCGAAACGATGTGCCCATCAATACGGATCTTAAGGGACTTATCCAGTTCAACGCGATCGCCAAGCGTCGCCAGTTTCCCGTCGATGCTGACCCTTCCTGCTGAAATCAGCGTTTCGATCTCACGACGCGAGCCATGACCGGCTCGCGCTAAAACTTTCTGTAACTTTTCGCTCATGGAGCTGCCTCGCTGTCGCCTTCACAGGCGTCGTTGGTATTGCAGTATTCAGTCATGGCCTGGCAAGCCCTAACCTAATAATTTCTCTCACAATTAATAAAATGTTGCGCGTTAAAATCACGCCAACGTTAAATGTGGGCCGGGTAGTATACATTAACTTACGCCTAATGTTTCGCTTAACGTAAGGCAAACTGATAATTAGTCGGCGCTCCCCCATAGCCGCAACAGGGTTCTCTTCCCGTTCGCTCAGCACCAACACACACCGCTGGTTGTTATCACTTAGATAAAACCTTTTTAAATTATTTTATCTCGACTTAACGCCAGGGCTAAGAAAGTAATAAAACATTATCATCAAATTAACAGACGTATTTAATCTCAGGTTGGTTTACCGCTCTAATATAAGAATTATTGAATTTTTTACTGATCAAGATCTTTGTTTCACGGACGATACTGTGTAATATTTGCGCAAAAAATAGGTACCCACCAAAAATACGATAACAACGTTCCACAATAAACCGTGTTCTCGCTCTGCGAGATTGTTTAGCATTACTGAAAAAAATAAACACGCTGATATGAATCAGCGTCACTGTTGCTTTTAAAGCGAATAATTTGCCGGCCACTAATCTTCACCAGGGATTTTCAGGCCTGCAGCGAGAATATGAATCTGATGAAAAAAATCACGTTATTACCAGTGATAGCCGCGCTATTGCTGTCGGGCTGCTCTGTCGGAAAATATGAGTACAGCAGCGAAGCCATGAAGCGGGTTGATATGAACTTTACCGGTATCCCGACCATTCTTGGCCTTGGCACGCTGGGAACCAGCATCCCCATTACACCGGAATACAGCCTTACCGCAGCGCACGTCGCCAAATTTTCGGTGCAACGAGTAAAGGCATACCATCCTTATTGCGACCTCGCGGTTATTTATCATAAAAATGATATCAAGACGTTACCGACATTTCGTACTGGCGAAATTGGCGATGCGGTCAAAATGTATGGCTTTAGTTTTATTTCCGCCATGCCGGTTGAATCTAGCGGTGTGAATTTAGCTCGCACTGGCATCAGTAACGGCTGGAATAAAAAACCGTGCATGGCGATGGCCTCTAATGCTGGCGTGGTGAAAGGGATGTCTGGCGGCGCGGTATATAATAACGATGACACTATTGGTGGTGTGATTGTGGGTTATAGTAGTGCGATAAAAAATACCCACACCGGGAAAACTATCCTAAAGGATGTTTCGCTGTATATTCCCTACGGTGATTTTAAACAGTGGCTGGCGCAGACCACCGCGCCAGCGGCCTAATCCTGGCCGCCTGGTGCGGCAAAGGCCAATTAAAGAAATGGTGTGATATCGCCGACACCTTCACGCACCACCACCGGCGAGTCATCGGTTAAATCAATCACCGTGGTCGGATGTTGGCCCAATGTTCCGCCGTGGATAATTAAATCCACCAGCTTGCCGATACTGTGTTGGATCTCTTCCGGGTCAGCTTCGGTAAAATCATTGCCGGGCAGCATCAGCGATGTCGACATCATCGGTTCGTTGAGTGCTTCCAACAGTGCCAGCGCAATCGGGTTGGAAGGCACACGTAGGCCAATGGTTTTGCGCTTTTCATTCATTAACCGGCGCGGCACTTCTTTGGTGGCTTTCAAAATAAAGGTGTAATTGCCCGGCGTGTTGTTTTTGATCAGGCGAAATGCGCTGTTATCAACATGCGCATAGGTCGACAGCTCAGAGAGATCGCGGCACATCAGGGTAAAATTGTGGTTGCCGTCTAACTGACGAATTTGGCAAATGCGGGCCATCGCATTTTTATCTTCCAAACGGCAACCCAATGCATAGCCGGAATCTGTCGGATAGACAATCACTCCGCCTTTGTTGAGATAATCCACCGCCTGTTTGATCAGACGGGGTTGCGGGTTTTCCGCGTGCATATAAAAAAATTGACTCATAACAAACCTCGTGTCGCCTTTTCGCTTTAAAAGCGTTAGTCAGCCAGGTGCGGAAACCGCGTCCAGATAGCTTCTACGCCGCCGGGTAGCCAAAGTTTTCTACCCAACTCAATCCACGAACAGGGCTGATGAAAATCGGAACCTTGTGATGCCGCCAGACCGTAATCTTGCGCGTAGCGCCCGAGTTGGCTGCGTTCATTAGGCGCTTGCTGGCACTGCGCCACCTCCATCGCATCACCGCCGCCTTCGGTAAACACGGCAATCAGGCGTTTCAGCCATTTAGCCGACAAGTCATAACGTCCGGGATGCGCCAGCACTGCACGACCACCAGAATGGTGAATAGCATCAATAGCTTGTTCTATTGTACACCACTGGGGCGGGACATAACCGGTTTTACCGCGCGCGAGGAAACGTTTAAACACCTGCGCCATATTTTCCGCTTTGCCTTGTTCAACTAAAAAACGCGCAAAATGACCACGCGTTACCGCTCCGCCCTGAGCCAACCGCAGCGCCCCTGCCAACGCCCCCGGAATATGTGCCTTTTCCAGGCGCTCAGCGATGAGTTGCGCGCGCGCCATGCGGCGTTCAGCCTGATCGCTAAGGAAATCAATCAATGCCGGTTGCTGCGGGTTAATGCCGAGCCCAACAATATGGATTTCATGGTTTTCCCATAGGGTTGAGATTTCTACGCCATTGATTAAACGCAAGGACAATTGATGGCGCGCAATGGCCTCGTGTGCCGCAGCAAGGCCTGCGGTCGTATCATGATCGGTGATCGCCAGAACACCAACGCGCTGTTCAACCGCCCGCAAGACTAGCGCCTCCGGGGTTAGCCGCCCATCTGAAGCGATAGTGTGACTATGAAGATCGTACAGAGGAAAATTACTTAACGGCGTCGTGTTACTCACACCTGCTCCGGCAGTCAGGAAATCATGCGGCATGATAGCGAGATTTTCGCCGAAGAGAAAAAAAGAGTATTGACTTTTTTGCTACGAACCAGTTAACTAGTACGCAAGTTCACACACTGAGGTTGAGAGCATGACGAGTAATAATACGCTGATGAAAGGTTGGTGGCGCACTTCTCCCTATTAGGGCGACGTCGTCATGCACCTGCGTATAACCGAAGTGCTGAGACCTGAGCCCGCTAAAGCGGGCTTTTTTTTGAGCGAAATTTAGAGAAAACATCATGCCAATTGCGAAACCTACATTGAAGTTGATTACCGGCAACGCGCCTTATCGCGAAGATCCGGCCGCGGTGTTTCATCAATTATGCGGCGCACGCCCGGCGACTCTGTTACTTGAATCCGCCGATATTGACAGCAAGCGTAACCTGAAAAGCTTGCTGATTGTCGATAGCGCGCTGCGCATTACCGCGTTGGATAACAAAGTCACCCTGCAGGCACTGTCGGAAAACGGGCGCAATCTGCTGCCGCTGCTGGACCAGGCGTTACCGGCTGAGGTAGAAAACCTGCCGCGTCCGGACGGCCGGGAATTAACCTTCCCGCAGACCGAAGCCTTACAGGATGAGGATTCTCGCCTGAAGTCACTGTCAGTATTCGATGCATTGCGCCTGATCCCACAACTGCTTAATACGCCGGAAGAAGAACGCGAGGCAATGTTACTGGGCGGCCTCTTCGCCTATGATTTGGTTGCCGGTTTTGAGCCATTACCCGAAGTGAAAAACGAGCAGCGCTGCCCGGATTACTGTTTCTATCTCGCCGAAACCTTATTGGTGCTCGATCACCAAACGCAGAGCGCACGCTTACAAGCGAGCCTGTTTGCTCCCTCAACCAGCGAGTTTCAGCGTTTACAGAGCCGCATTAAACAGTTGCACGATCAAATGTTGCAACCGGCACAGCCGCTGCCGGTGCAGAAAGTCGAGCAGATGGCGTTGAGCTGCAATCAGAGTGATGAAGAGTATTGTGAAGTTGTGCGTACCATGCAGTCCGCCATCCGCATTGGTGAGATTTTCCAAGTGGTGCCCTCACGTCGTTTCTCATTACCCTGCCCATCGCCGCTGGCCGCCTATGACACCTTAAAAACCAGCAACCCAAGCCCCTACATGTTTTTTATGCAGGACCAGGATTTCAGCCTGTTTGGCGCCTCGCCGGAAAGCTCGCTGAAATATGAATCCCTCCAGCGTCAGATTGAAATCTATCCGATCGCCGGTACACGCCCGCGTGGACGCCACGCTGATGGCTCGCTAGATCGCGATCTCGACAGCCGCATTGAACTTGAGATGCGTACCGATCACAAAGAGCTGGCGGAGCACCTGATGCTGGTTGATTTGGCGCGCAACGACTTAGCGCGCATCTGCCAGCCGGGTAGCCGTTACGTGGCCGATTTAACCAAAGTGGATCGTTACTCTTTTGTCATGCACTTGGTCTCACGGGTGGTTGGCAAACTGCGTGAAGACCTCGACGTGCTGCATGCTTATCGCGCCTGTATGAATATGGGCACGCTAAGCGGCGCGCCAAAAGTACGCGCAATGCAACTGATCGCCGGAGCGGAAAAAACACGCCGTGGTAGCTACGGCGGCGCGGTGGGATATTTTACCGCGCAAGGTGATTTGGATACTTGCATCGTGATCCGCTCGGCATACGTCGAAGACGGCGTTGCTACGGTTCAAGCCGGTGCCGGCGTGGTGCTGGACTCAAACCCTCAGGCGGAAGCGGATGAAAGCCGCAACAAAGCCCGCGCGGTACTGCGCGCAATTGCTACCGCTCATCATTGCACGGAGATTTTCTGATGGCCGATATCCTGTTGCTCGACAATATCGATTCATTTACCTGGAACCTCGTCGACCAGTTACGCGCCTTTGGCCACAACGTGGTGATTTATCGTAATAACGTTCCGGCCGATGCGCTGATTGAGCGCTTACAGGAAATGGAAAATCCACTCCTGATGCTCTCACCCGGCCCAGGCGCCCCTTCTGAGGCGGGCTGTATGCCTGAGTTACTACAACGCTTACGCGGACGTCTACCGATTGTCGGTATCTGCCTCGGACACCAGGCGATTGTCGAAGCCTATGGCGGTTACGTTGGTCAGGCAGGTGAAATTCTCCACGGCAAAGCGTCATCCATTTCCCACGATGGTGAAGCGATGTTTGCCGGATTGAGTAATCCACTGCCGGTGGCGCGTTATCACTCGTTGGTTGGCAGCAATACTCCGGACGAACTGACGATTAACGCCACCTTTAACGGCATGGTGATGGCGGTGCGCCACGATGCCGATCGGGTGTGTGGTTTTCAATTCCATCCGGAGTCCATCCTGACCTCACAGGGTGCGCGGTTACTTGAACAAACTCTGGCCTGGGCGCTGGCTTAATTATCGGGAGATCAGGATGCAACACATATTGGAGAAGCTTTACCAGGCGCAGACGCTAACACAGGCGGAAAGCCACCAACTGTTCAGCGCGATTATTACCGGGCAACTCGAACCCACCCAGCTGGCTGCCGCATTGATTGCTATGAAGGTGCGTGGCGAACGACCAGAAGAGATTGCCGGCGCGGCAACCGCGTTGTTGGAAGATGCGAAACCTTTTCCGCGCCCTGAATACGCGTTTGCCGATATTGTCGGTACCGGCGGCGACGGCAGCAACAGTATCAATATTTCTACCGCCAGCGCCTTTGTTGCCGCGACCTGCGGCCTGAAAGTCGCCAAACACGGTAACCGTAGCGTCTCAAGCAAATCCGGCTCTTCCGATCTGCTGGCCGCTTTTGGTATTAGTCTTGATTTACCGGCGCAGCAAGCACGTAACGCGTTGGATGAGTTAAATGTCTGCTTCCTGTTCGCGCCGCAGTATCACAGTGGATTCCGTCATGCGATGCCGGTGCGCCAACAGTTGAAAACCCGTACGCTTTTTAATGTGCTGGGGCCATTAATCAATCCGGCACGTCCACCGCTGGCGGTAATCGGCGTCTACAGCCCGGAACTGGTGCTACCGGTAGCGGAAACGCTGCGCGTACTTGGCTACCAACGTGCGGCGGTGGTTCACGGCGGCGGTATGGATGAAGTGGCCTTACACAGCGCCACGCATGTCGCAGAACTGCGCGATGGTGAAGTGACCAGCTATCAATTAACGCCGGAAGACTTCGGGCTGAACTTCCATCCGAAAGAGGCGCTGGCAGGCGGCTCACCGGAAGAAAACCGTGACATTTTAACTCGATTACTTCAGGGTAATGGCGAACGCGCCCATGAAGAAGCGGTCGCCATCAACGTTGCTATGCTGCTAAAAATATTCGGCAATGAAGACTTGCGC contains the following coding sequences:
- a CDS encoding serine protease translates to MKKITLLPVIAALLLSGCSVGKYEYSSEAMKRVDMNFTGIPTILGLGTLGTSIPITPEYSLTAAHVAKFSVQRVKAYHPYCDLAVIYHKNDIKTLPTFRTGEIGDAVKMYGFSFISAMPVESSGVNLARTGISNGWNKKPCMAMASNAGVVKGMSGGAVYNNDDTIGGVIVGYSSAIKNTHTGKTILKDVSLYIPYGDFKQWLAQTTAPAA
- the rluB gene encoding 23S rRNA pseudouridine(2605) synthase RluB; its protein translation is MSEKLQKVLARAGHGSRREIETLISAGRVSIDGKLATLGDRVELDKSLKIRIDGHIVSINESATEVCRVLAYYKPEGELCTRNDPEGRPTVFDRLPRLRGARWIAVGRLDVNTCGLLLFTTDGELANRLMHPSREVEREYAVRVFGQIDEDKIRQLSRGVQLEDGPASFKTIKFTGGEGINQWYNVTLTEGRNREVRRLWEAVGVQVSRLIRVRYGDIPLPKGLPRGGWTELDLEPTNYLRELVGLPPETVSKVPVEKDRRRTKANQIRRAVKRHTQVSGSRRTTKPTRNAGQAKSGKR
- the rnm gene encoding RNase RNM — encoded protein: MPHDFLTAGAGVSNTTPLSNFPLYDLHSHTIASDGRLTPEALVLRAVEQRVGVLAITDHDTTAGLAAAHEAIARHQLSLRLINGVEISTLWENHEIHIVGLGINPQQPALIDFLSDQAERRMARAQLIAERLEKAHIPGALAGALRLAQGGAVTRGHFARFLVEQGKAENMAQVFKRFLARGKTGYVPPQWCTIEQAIDAIHHSGGRAVLAHPGRYDLSAKWLKRLIAVFTEGGGDAMEVAQCQQAPNERSQLGRYAQDYGLAASQGSDFHQPCSWIELGRKLWLPGGVEAIWTRFPHLAD
- a CDS encoding YciK family oxidoreductase, translating into MHYQPKSSLLENRIILVTGASDGIGREAALTYARFGATVILLGRNEEKLRLVCDEIAQLGKQNARWFLHDLDQATPEEAHQLAARIAEQYPRLDGVLHNAGVLGEIVPMAELSTAVWQQVMRVNVDATFFLTQALLPLLLKSDAGSLVFTSSSVGREGRAGWGAYATSKFATEGMMQVLADEYKSKNLRVNCINPGGTRTKMRASAFPAEDAAKLKTPADIMPLYLYLMGDDSRRKTGISFDAQPGRKPGPAE
- a CDS encoding L-threonylcarbamoyladenylate synthase yields the protein MSQFFYMHAENPQPRLIKQAVDYLNKGGVIVYPTDSGYALGCRLEDKNAMARICQIRQLDGNHNFTLMCRDLSELSTYAHVDNSAFRLIKNNTPGNYTFILKATKEVPRRLMNEKRKTIGLRVPSNPIALALLEALNEPMMSTSLMLPGNDFTEADPEEIQHSIGKLVDLIIHGGTLGQHPTTVIDLTDDSPVVVREGVGDITPFL
- the cobO gene encoding cob(I)yrinic acid a,c-diamide adenosyltransferase, encoding MDDRHQQRQQRLKEQVDARIAAATDTRGILMVFTGNGKGKTTAAFGTATRAVGHQKRVGVIQFIKGEWPNGERNLLEPQGVEFQVMATGFTWETQSRETDSRACLAVWEHAQRMLADASLDLVILDELTYMVSFDYLPLVQVLQALRARPTHQSVIITGRGCHREILELADTVSEMRPVKHAFDAGIQAQQGIDW
- a CDS encoding anthranilate synthase component 1, coding for MPIAKPTLKLITGNAPYREDPAAVFHQLCGARPATLLLESADIDSKRNLKSLLIVDSALRITALDNKVTLQALSENGRNLLPLLDQALPAEVENLPRPDGRELTFPQTEALQDEDSRLKSLSVFDALRLIPQLLNTPEEEREAMLLGGLFAYDLVAGFEPLPEVKNEQRCPDYCFYLAETLLVLDHQTQSARLQASLFAPSTSEFQRLQSRIKQLHDQMLQPAQPLPVQKVEQMALSCNQSDEEYCEVVRTMQSAIRIGEIFQVVPSRRFSLPCPSPLAAYDTLKTSNPSPYMFFMQDQDFSLFGASPESSLKYESLQRQIEIYPIAGTRPRGRHADGSLDRDLDSRIELEMRTDHKELAEHLMLVDLARNDLARICQPGSRYVADLTKVDRYSFVMHLVSRVVGKLREDLDVLHAYRACMNMGTLSGAPKVRAMQLIAGAEKTRRGSYGGAVGYFTAQGDLDTCIVIRSAYVEDGVATVQAGAGVVLDSNPQAEADESRNKARAVLRAIATAHHCTEIF